The Arthrobacter sp. NicSoilC5 genome has a window encoding:
- a CDS encoding Lrp/AsnC ligand binding domain-containing protein: protein MVTAFVLIKTDAARIPETAEEISAIEGISEVYSVTGEWDLIAVARVRRHEDLADVIADRLSKVPAVVHTTTHIAFRAYSQHDLDAAFSLGFEQ from the coding sequence GTGGTTACCGCATTTGTTCTGATCAAGACCGACGCCGCCCGCATTCCGGAGACGGCGGAAGAAATTTCGGCCATCGAAGGCATCAGCGAAGTGTATTCCGTCACCGGCGAATGGGACCTCATTGCGGTAGCCAGGGTCCGCAGGCATGAAGACCTCGCGGACGTCATTGCGGACAGGCTCTCGAAAGTTCCCGCCGTGGTCCACACCACCACCCACATCGCCTTCCGGGCGTACTCACAGCACGACCTCGACGCCGCCTTTTCGCTGGGTTTCGAACAGTAA
- a CDS encoding heme-copper oxidase subunit III yields MGSTDFYRHNVYVTSATHAPSTPAHPTLNRPNMVSVGTVVWLSSELMFFAGLFAMYFTLRSTSGQMWAEETAKLNFPFALVNTIVLVASSFTCQMGVFAAERLQPRRTGGALQFARWGMNEWFTLTFLMGAFFVAGQTTEYAMLVSEHVSLSSNAYGSAFYMTTGFHGLHVIGGLIAFLLIMGRSFAAKKFGHFEATSAIVTSYYWHFVDVVWIGLFLVIYVLK; encoded by the coding sequence TTGGGCAGCACGGACTTTTACAGACATAATGTCTATGTGACATCTGCGACCCATGCCCCCAGTACCCCGGCGCACCCCACGCTGAACCGCCCCAATATGGTTTCTGTTGGAACCGTTGTGTGGCTGTCCAGCGAGTTGATGTTCTTCGCCGGTCTCTTCGCCATGTACTTCACTCTGCGCTCCACCAGTGGGCAGATGTGGGCGGAAGAGACAGCCAAGCTCAACTTCCCCTTTGCGCTCGTAAACACGATCGTCCTCGTGGCCAGTTCCTTTACTTGCCAGATGGGCGTCTTCGCCGCAGAGCGGCTGCAGCCGCGGCGCACCGGAGGTGCACTGCAGTTCGCCCGCTGGGGAATGAACGAATGGTTCACCCTGACGTTCCTCATGGGCGCGTTCTTCGTTGCCGGCCAGACCACCGAGTACGCAATGCTGGTTTCCGAGCACGTCTCGCTCTCCTCCAACGCTTATGGCTCGGCCTTCTACATGACCACCGGCTTCCACGGCCTCCACGTCATCGGCGGCCTGATTGCCTTCCTGCTCATCATGGGCCGGTCCTTCGCCGCGAAGAAGTTCGGGCATTTCGAAGCAACGTCCGCGATCGTCACCTCTTACTACTGGCACTTCGTTGACGTCGTGTGGATTGGCCTCTTCCTGGTCATCTACGTACTCAAGTAG
- a CDS encoding DUF3054 domain-containing protein — translation MSSLKTKPPQTSPARAAVVAAAVDMVLILVFAAIGRDAHHREEPILGVLLTAWPFLAGAAAGWMIARVWRSPFSITRAGVPVWLGSLVGGMLLRALTGQTVVLPFIIVATIALAVFLVGYRLLLAGASRLRRRPGR, via the coding sequence ATGAGTTCGTTGAAAACCAAGCCTCCACAGACATCACCGGCACGGGCAGCAGTGGTGGCGGCAGCGGTGGATATGGTGCTGATCCTCGTTTTCGCCGCGATTGGCCGCGATGCACACCACCGTGAGGAGCCCATCCTCGGTGTGCTGTTGACTGCCTGGCCGTTCCTCGCCGGCGCGGCCGCCGGATGGATGATCGCCCGCGTATGGCGGAGCCCCTTCTCCATCACCCGGGCAGGGGTTCCAGTCTGGCTCGGAAGCCTGGTGGGCGGCATGCTCCTGCGGGCATTGACCGGCCAGACAGTTGTCCTGCCCTTCATCATCGTTGCCACGATTGCCCTGGCGGTGTTCCTTGTGGGCTACCGCCTCCTGCTGGCAGGCGCCTCACGCCTCCGCCGCAGGCCGGGCAGGTAG
- the trpD gene encoding anthranilate phosphoribosyltransferase, whose amino-acid sequence MTSQATTASGNTWPRLISALIKGNDLTAENTSWAMDTIMSGEATPAQIAGFLVALSAKGETVDELSGLVEAMLAHANPVAITGEKLDIVGTGGDQLNTINISTMAALVAAGAGAKVVKHGNRASSSSSGSADVLEALGVRLDLPIARVARNAEEAGITFCFAQVFHPSFRHTAVPRRELAVPTAFNFLGPLTNPANVQASAVGVANARMAPLVAGVLARRGSRGLVFRGNDGLDELTTTGPSTVWEIRHGAVNELHFSPQDLGISLATVEQLRGGNAAANAGVVRDVLAGSQGPARDAVLLNAAAGLVAFDLEAQGPFLTRMQEAFARAAHSIDSGAAAAVLDRWVSLSRA is encoded by the coding sequence GTGACTTCTCAGGCAACTACAGCGTCCGGCAACACCTGGCCCCGGTTGATCTCGGCCCTGATCAAGGGCAATGACCTCACTGCGGAGAACACCTCCTGGGCCATGGACACCATCATGTCCGGTGAAGCCACGCCTGCACAGATTGCCGGATTCCTTGTGGCCCTCAGTGCCAAAGGCGAGACGGTGGACGAGCTTTCCGGCCTGGTTGAGGCAATGCTCGCCCACGCCAACCCCGTGGCAATCACCGGGGAGAAACTGGACATCGTCGGCACGGGTGGTGACCAACTTAACACCATCAACATCTCCACCATGGCCGCCCTGGTCGCTGCCGGGGCCGGCGCGAAGGTGGTTAAGCACGGCAACCGGGCGTCGTCGTCGTCGTCCGGGTCTGCTGACGTTCTTGAAGCGCTCGGTGTCCGGCTTGACCTGCCGATCGCCCGGGTGGCCCGGAACGCTGAAGAGGCGGGAATCACGTTCTGCTTCGCGCAGGTGTTCCACCCGTCATTCCGCCACACCGCCGTGCCCCGGCGGGAGCTGGCAGTGCCCACTGCGTTCAATTTCCTGGGACCGCTGACCAATCCCGCCAATGTCCAGGCTTCGGCGGTGGGCGTTGCGAACGCGCGGATGGCGCCGCTGGTGGCGGGCGTCCTGGCCCGCCGGGGGAGCAGGGGACTGGTCTTCCGTGGCAACGACGGCCTGGACGAGCTGACCACCACTGGCCCATCAACCGTGTGGGAAATCCGGCACGGAGCCGTCAATGAACTGCACTTCTCGCCGCAGGACCTCGGCATCAGCCTGGCTACTGTTGAACAGCTTCGCGGCGGCAATGCGGCGGCCAACGCGGGAGTCGTCCGCGACGTCCTTGCCGGCAGCCAGGGTCCGGCGCGGGATGCGGTCCTGCTGAACGCCGCGGCCGGCCTTGTTGCGTTCGACCTCGAAGCACAGGGCCCGTTCCTGACACGGATGCAGGAGGCTTTCGCGCGTGCAGCGCATTCGATCGACTCCGGTGCTGCCGCTGCCGTCCTGGACCGTTGGGTGTCCCTCTCCCGCGCCTAA